DNA sequence from the Methanolobus psychrophilus R15 genome:
TGATCTTCTCGATAGAATCCTTTTTCCTGTATGTTTGAAGAGCCTGTTTTAGTGTCAAATTCTTACTCGATTTCAGACAGAAAAATCCTTCTCTGCCTGTTATCAAATGTTCCTCAAGAAGTTTGATAGCTTCTTCTTCATCAATATCCGTCAGTTTTGTCTGCAGAGAATAAACGACATCAACAAGGACATTGTTAATCCTGAACTTTTTAGGCAGCTTTTTGTTTTTGTCAATAGATTCTTGTATCTCTTTTGCTTCCTGGATCTGCCTCATGATCTTCCTGGCTCTTGATTCAAGTTGCTCCTTCTTGAGCTTTTCAGAGAAGTAGAAGTAGTTGACACTACTTGGTTTAACGATTTTCAGGCCATAGATACCATCTTCTGAATCAACGATCTCAAGAGAATAGTTCCCGAAGTTTGCAATTATCTTGTCATCGCTCTTATTGAGCTTTCTTGCAGTCAGATACTGCATATCATCTGCCCTTATCATGGCAGTGTTCTCTGTACTATGAGCTCCTTTATCGAAAACAACAAGTGATCCCTGCTTCAACCTCTTGTTAACCTGTTGATACGTTTTCCTGAAGTGCTTTTGATCATGTAGATTTCCTTGTTCTACTGTGATGCCAATTGGCACATTGATAGGATCAGCAAGTTCTGCTATGCCTAAAGTTATCTGTTTCTTATCCGGCCTATGGTCACGACTATAACCATATTTACCCAATGGCGATTTATCACCGTGCAGGACAATACTTGTCCAGTCCATGTTGATGTTAGTATGTTCGAAATCGTATCTGCCAAACAATCTGTCCTGGATATCGGAAATAATCGTTTCACGATTATTTCCCAGGGTTTCAAGAATCCTGTAAAGTGTTCGTTCACTGAATTCTTCAAGAGGATTCAGATTAACCCCTCTTTTTTTAAGTATCGGATAAATCCAAGTTGTTACTCGTCCCACTTCATCCAAGATTTTTATGTTTTTGTTCCTTTTCACCTTAATTTTAGGATAGCTTACGCTATCCTAGACAGTTCCCTTCCTTTTCAGTGTTCTCAATTGATGAAGATTAAAAGAAAAAGCTGTCATCAACATCTTCACATTTACTCTTTTTACTGTTGTAAGAAGCACTTTTCCTGCTTTGAACACTTCCTTTGCTACTGCATAGACTCTTTCACATGTAACTCGCTGCACACTTATCCGCTCATTTCTGAGAATCTCCGCTATATTACTTTTGACTGTCAAAGTTGGGTGACTAACTCAAAAAGTGAGAGTTCCATGGAATGAAAATATTGACTTCATCTTTTGGATCACAAGAAAGGCAAGCAAAATCATTTACTAACGCGGGTTACTCTAGCAACTCCAAAACCACCATCAGTTAAAGAGTATTTACCGACAGGTCTTAGTGCTAGTATTAGCAAAGATCCGGCTGAATGGCTGACAGTTTAGAACGTTATAAAAATTACAAATTAATATTAATAAGTGAAAATGTAACCTATTAAAGTTACAACCAAATAAATTTTGAAGTATATGCTTGAGTATATATTAGAAACAATGTTCGTACCACTACAAACAGCATCTTCAGTATATTTATTCTAAAGAATAAGTTTATATTACTTATCAACTTCTAAATTTTAAAACAAAATAAAATAATAAAGTATAATTAATTAATGCTATATTTATATAATTGTTTTTAACTTGTTTAGTGTATACTCAGTAAACAAAAAAAGTAAATATAATCATAGCATAATAAAAATTCATTTTAACAATTTTTATAATTTGGTAGGATTGATAAGAATAAACGGAGGTGTGAGAAACTGAGGGATTGCTTAATAAAAAGTATTATGTTTATGCAATAAGGTAATGATAGATTTTCGTAGTTCACAACGTATTATATTTTTAATAAATTTGTGCATTATTATAACTATCAATAATATCAAGTGTGTTTCTTCTTTACACTGCAGTGCAAAAAAGTGCAGCCTTGTGCATTCATATATACTATATGCATGAGTTTGCCTGGAGTTTTCAACCCTATATTTCTCTTAACTCGTGAATTCTATAGACTATGGGAATGGAGGGTTTTCCACCTTCAACCCTGTGATGATCTACAAGAAAAGATTCAAAATACATACATCTTGTTTTGTCAGAACTATATTCTTATAGTTATTGTAATGATAGCAAGCGGCGTCCTTTCCTTAAATTCATGTTTCAAGGGAACTCAATTTTGAAATGAATGGATAACATGTGCCATGAAGTGAAATGTGAAAGGCTATTGTAGGCTGGCTCAAAAAAAGACGTTCATGCGAGTAAAAATTAACTGGAATAGTAATTTTAATTACAGTGACATCGCCATTTTGCCCTATACGTACTGACTAGAATTATGACTGCGTAGTGTAGACTAAACGTGCCAAATATAAATATATAAAAATACTCTTATAATATTGGGTTATACTCCATCTTAAGTGTGCAATATTACTTAAATGCATAATTTAAACTTTAAATATTATGTAACCTCTCACTTTTTCAGGGGGAATATTGGATGGGTTTTGTTTGTAATATGGCGAACAAAGTAAATAAAATATGAATAAATATATTAAATTTAATATATAATATTTATTTAATAGTTATATTTTTATTTAAATGCGCATATTTTTTGTAACTACTTTTAGTTACATAGCAATATGCAGTTTAATGAGTATATTCTATAAACGGTATCAGTTAATTTTATGTACTCCATAAAATTTAGATATTACTAGCTTACGGATGTATCAGGAAATTGTAGAAACACGTTTCTTAATACTGTTTAAATTTGTAAATAAATATCAAAGAGTTCTCCGAACTCAGGATATTTTTTGCGTGCCCTGTAGAGGTATTGACGGACATATTTTTTATTGTTTGCTTTTGCGAACAGGGTTTCAATCTCAGCCCGGGTGAATATTGTTTCCAGCTTCTTCAGTGGGATCGCCTGTAAAGCTAATAATTCCTCAGTAGGTTCAATGTTCTCCTCATTTACTGTATCCGCATCTTCCGATGCCGGGTGCTGTAGAGAAGTGACTTCCAAGAGAGGATGTTCTCCAAGCCATACCCAGTACTCATCATACAGGATAGCATACATTCGCCCACATGCAGAGCACCTAGAAGCGACCACGGTCTTGTCACCTTGCAGATGATAACTTATACTGACAACATCAGCATTACATTTACTGCAAGTACCAATAAGATTCTGTTCAAGATTATCAAGGAGAAGCTCTATCTCGCTGGTTTTGAGGATATTGTTCTGCAGGTCATAAGTATAAGGCATAGCTTCACCAAAAACTGAGAGATTGAGAATGTAACTTTTATACTACTATAATATAAGCTCTTTTAATTCTTCATGATATCAAACTTTAAAAACCTATTTATAGATAGAAGTAGATATAAAAAAAGGCTATATCAATATAGTAAGAGGTGTGACTATAGAATCAATTCGATCAAAAATAATACGAAGACTTCAACGCTTTATCGAACTTGATGTCAATGGTCTTCGCAGTTGTATACTATCAAAATTCCTGAACGTCAAGGAAACCACCGTCGACGAATTGCACGCAGCCATCACTGAAAAGTATGCGGTCTCACGCAGTGCTGTCGCATCAATGGTCGGATACATATACTCAAAAATAGGAATACTCAGATCCCATAAGGAATCCTACAAAACCCCCATAATCTATTCCCTGAAAGAAGAGTATGTGGATCTTATCAGAAATGCGCTTGAATCAGGCAATACCCCAAAGCCAGCAGCGTGATTTAGCAGGATGGGCATGTCCATAGTCAAGAATGCGCCACGGACATCTACCACTATCGTTATACGTTCCGATGCCAATGCACGCATAACTCATTCTAGGGACCCCTATTATAACCTGATGAGACGGCTCTTCCAAGAAGAAGCTACTGCCATGCGCGGCCAGAAGTTCCTTGTCATGGTAGAAGAGCGACAGAAGAGCGGCAACCCTATCAAGACCAGCGAATGGGAAAAAATGCTTAAGGAGCTTGACATCGGACGCGCTTCCTTTTATGCTATGCGCAATAAGCTATTGGGCGCGGGCCTGATATCTAATCGCAATGGAGAGTATCGGTTATCCGGCCAGTTCAGCAAGGACCTCATTGACCTGGCCCGATGGTGGTGGACAGCCGTCCTTAATGAGAATCCTGAAAGCCTTTAAAAACTCAGGAGGCTTCGACCGATATCTTAATATCTTACTATTGCAATTTAGGAATACTTTCATAGAAGCCCGGTAGTGTAGTGGTCAATCATGCAGGACTCTGGATCCCGCAACCTCGGTTCGAATCCGTGCCGGGCTACCAAAATCCTTTACATAGTGCTATTTTTAGGCCATTCATCAGCTATTCTTCAGCGCATTTCTTCCTGTGTACTTCATCACCTCTAATCCCTTCTTTTGATTAAACGAATGCACCTAAAGATTACTTCCCCTTTCCGGGATAAGCAGTGGCTCGGACATATCACCGACCTAGTAAAATATCCACATAGCGTGAAGAGAATCGTTCCAAGAAGTTATACGTATGAATATTTCTTTTCCCTGTCTGCAAGCATAAAGATAGGAGGAAAGGTGAAGGATTTTATACGCCATGCTGTGTTGTTAGGGTGGCTTGTAGAGGTGCTGGAACCTTAAAATGGCCACATGTAACCCATCTATGCAAATACCCAGAGCCAGGAATAATAGAATCCTGCCACTAAAAAAATGATTGCTGCTGCAAGCCTCATGTTTTTCTCAACCGCATGGAACTTATTCACAAACTCACCTACCCTGGAGACCGAGTACACCAGAAGAATTGAGAAGAATATTACCGGTAATGCTGTTGCAATTGCAAACATTGAGGGGATAATGATCGGATCTCCTGAAGCCATTGATATAGGTATAAGCATCCCAAAGAACAGGACAGCACTGAATGGGCAGAATGAGAGAGCGAAGATAAAGCCAAGCAGGAACCCACCCGCATACCCTTTGTCCCCGCATCTTTCACTCAGTTTACTAATCATGCCACATCCTTTGAAAGAAGGCATCCTATCGGCTGTAAGCATGAGAAATCCGAGAAGGATGAAGAACGGACCCAGTAACATTCCTCCGTTTTTCTGTAAAAACAGAGCAATATCCTGGCTGCTCAACCCTACCCAGAGAATAGATGATGCCACAAGCACGTATGCAAACATTCGCCCAAGAGTATAAACAAGACCTACTGCTACAGTGTGCCTGCCATGGCCAATCCTTTTAGAGATGTAAGCTATAGCAGTTATGTTGGTTGTCAGGGGACAGGGGCTGATAGCAGTCATCAGACCTATGAAAAAGGCAGCGACCAGCGGGATATCATTGCTTCCCATTGATTGCAGAGACCCAAACAGGAACCCTAAAAGATCAGTCATTCAGAGCCCTTCCAGTTTTTCATTGATGACTCCACGCAGATAGGCCATATATTTCTCTTTGTCATTTATCAGATACCAGACATTCACATTCTGCTCGGCAGTAAAACCGTTCTCATTATACGTACCTATCCACAAAGACGAGTATGCAGCCCCGTACCTTTTAGCCAGTTCCCTGTTCTCGGGCAGGTCATAATTCACGTGCCTGAAGACAAGATCACCTGACTGAATCTCATCTGCGAAATACTCGTTTACAGTAGCCTCAGCATACGCTCCGACAACCCGGCAGCTGTAACATTGCATGTTTCCATAAAAGTGGATAACTTCAATATGAGGGTCTGCTTTTAACTTACTGTCGGTAGTCTGTGCGCTATCCTCTTTATTATTCCCAATACAGCCTACTGAAAGCAACATAAGGACAACCAGAATGATTAATAATCTATTCATCTAAACACC
Encoded proteins:
- a CDS encoding transposase, whose amino-acid sequence is MKRNKNIKILDEVGRVTTWIYPILKKRGVNLNPLEEFSERTLYRILETLGNNRETIISDIQDRLFGRYDFEHTNINMDWTSIVLHGDKSPLGKYGYSRDHRPDKKQITLGIAELADPINVPIGITVEQGNLHDQKHFRKTYQQVNKRLKQGSLVVFDKGAHSTENTAMIRADDMQYLTARKLNKSDDKIIANFGNYSLEIVDSEDGIYGLKIVKPSSVNYFYFSEKLKKEQLESRARKIMRQIQEAKEIQESIDKNKKLPKKFRINNVLVDVVYSLQTKLTDIDEEEAIKLLEEHLITGREGFFCLKSSKNLTLKQALQTYRKKDSIEKIINSLKNEIEIKPLRVWSDASVYGAIIIGFIAQLFISLMRYEFNELKHKSTKFIKKSLLNLTVTVDFLKDRSKKYIYANFDAINTLILRQKWAKS
- a CDS encoding transposase, with protein sequence MTVKSNIAEILRNERISVQRVTCERVYAVAKEVFKAGKVLLTTVKRVNVKMLMTAFSFNLHQLRTLKRKGTV
- a CDS encoding putative cytochrome c biogenesis protein; this translates as MTDLLGFLFGSLQSMGSNDIPLVAAFFIGLMTAISPCPLTTNITAIAYISKRIGHGRHTVAVGLVYTLGRMFAYVLVASSILWVGLSSQDIALFLQKNGGMLLGPFFILLGFLMLTADRMPSFKGCGMISKLSERCGDKGYAGGFLLGFIFALSFCPFSAVLFFGMLIPISMASGDPIIIPSMFAIATALPVIFFSILLVYSVSRVGEFVNKFHAVEKNMRLAAAIIFLVAGFYYSWLWVFA